AACTGGTTCGCCCGATGCGCCATCTGGTCTATGTGAACCTCATTCCCTATAATCCTGTAAACGAATTCCAGCAATACCAGCGCAGTTCTCCCCAAGCCATTCAGACATTTTATGAAACGCTCAAGAAAAAAGGCATCAACTGCGGCATCCGCCGGGAGCACGGCACCGATATTGATGCGGCATGCGGGCAATTGCGCAGCAAACACCTCACGAACAAAGCGTCTGTTCGTTAAAAACGGGGAAAGCCTCTCCCGTCTTTATGGGCGGAGAGGCTTCACTTCTATCCTATGCTGCCTGATGCGTCCGGATAAGTGGTTTGCTTTTTACTTTAGGTCTCCAGCGGTTCAGAAGAAGGGCATTGGTGACGACGGAAACGGAACTGAAGGCCATGGCCGCGCCGGCCAGAATCGGGTTCAACAAGCCGACTGCAGCCACCGGAATCAACAAAATGTTGTAACCGAACGCCCAACCAAGATTTTGCTTGATCTTGCGCATGGTGGCTTGAGAGAGCTGAATGCAGGCCACGAGGGACAACAGGTCACCGCGCATCAGCGTGATATCCGCCGCCTCCATCGCCACATCTGTTCCGGTACCGATGGCAATCCCCACATCAGCCGTTGCCAGGGCGGGAGCATCATTGATTCCGTCACCTACCATGGCTACCCGTTTTCCTTGCTGCTGCAGCTTTTTCACCCAGGCCGCCTTTTCTTCCGGCAGAACTTCCGCAAACACCTGATCGATCCCCACTTGGGCGGCGATCGCCTCGGCTGTCCGGCGGTTGTCACCAGTCAGCATGTACACTTCTATCCCCATTTGATGCAGCTCGGCAACAGCCTGCGCCGATGTTTCCTTAACGGTATCGGCTACGGCCAGATAACCCAATAATCTGCCGCGTTTGGCGGCCAACATCACCGTCTTCCCCTGCCCTTCCAGCGCATCGATGGCCGGCAGATAGGGTTCGAGGTTGACGGCTTGCATCGCGATCCATGTTTTGTTCCCCACAAAAAGCGTCTCATCGCCCACCCTGGCACGAATGCCGTGGCCCGGCACCGCCTCAAACTGACTGACTTCTTGCAGCTTCAGCCCGCGCTGGCGGGCACCCCGGACGATGGCCTGAGCCAGGGGATGCTCGGAAGCCTGTTCGGCACTGGCCACCATTTGCAACAACTGCTCCTTACGGAGATTGCCCAGCGCCACCACATCAGTCAGTTCCGGTTCTCCCTTGGTGATCGTCCCGGTCTTGTCCAGGATCACCGCGTTTACATCCTGCAACGCCTGCAGGTGTTCCGCGCCTTTGATCAACACCCCGTTTTCAGCGCCTTTCCCGGTTCCGACCATGATCGCGGTCGGCGTGGCCAGGCCGAGCGCGCAAGGACAAGCAATCACCAGCACGGCCACAGCATGGATGAGCGCCGGGGTAAACCCTGCAAACCACCATGTCAACAGGAAGGTAACAAGGGCGAGACTGACCACAATCGGGACAAAGATCCCGGAAATCCGGTCCGCCAAATCCTGGATGGGCGCTTTTGACCCTTGCGCCTCTTCCACCATCCGGATGATCTGGGAGAGAACCGTATCCTTGCCCACTTTCGTCGCCCGCATCCGGATGGCGCCGTGTTTGTTCAGCGTGGCACCCACGACCCTGTCGCCGGGACTTTTGGACACGGGCAGGCTTTCCCCAGTCAGCATGGACTCATCCACCGTCGTCTGTCCTTCCACCACCACACCGTCCACCGGGATCTTTTCGCCTGACTTGACAAGCAACTGGTCGCCCACCTGCACCTCCTCAACAGGCACATCCACCACCTGGCCGTCGCGAATCACGTGTGCCATCTTGGCCTGAAGACCCATCAACTTCTTCATCGCCTCTGAGGTGCGTCCCTTGGCGCGCGATTCCATGAACTTCCCGAGCAGGATTAACGTGATGATGATCACACTGGCCTCAAAATAAAATCCTTCATGCGCCCCCATGAAAAAGAGCACACTGCTGTAACTGTAAGCCGCCAGCGTCCCCATCGCCACCAGCACGTCCATGTTGGCGCTGCCTCCCCGCAGCGCATGGTAGGCGCCGCGAATAAACCGCCAGCCAATCGTGAATTGGACGACGGAAGCAAGGACAAACTGCAACCATGGCGGCATCATCCATGGCAAACCGGTCAGATCCCCCACCATCTGAACGAGAAAGGGGAGGGAAACCAATGCGCCAAGGAGAAAAGCGGTCAATTGCCGGCGTTCCCGACGCTGCCGCGCTTCTTTTTTCGCCACTTCGTCGACCGCAACCGATTCCCTGGCTTGGTAACCGGCTTTTTCCACGGCAGCGATCAACGCATCCACCCCAATCATGCCAGATACGTATCGCACGGTGGCTTTCTCGCTGGCCAGGTTGACATTGGCCTGAACCACACCCTCCACCTTGTTCAACGCCCGTTCCACCCTGTTGGCACAGGCTGCACATGTCATTCCGGTAATCTCCAATATCGCTTTGCGATGTGACGGGTTCTGCCGGTTTTGCCGGTTTTGTCCGGAGGCTTCCCTTGTCAAATCGGCTGACATTCCTGCTCCCTCCTAAATATGTGTCGCCTCTCTCTTTAAAACGGCTGCTTCAATGGCCGCTTCGACGACCCGAAAAAGGGTCGAAGCGGGTCGAATCGCATCGAATACCATTACCCCGTATCCATATTATAAGTTCAGGGCGCCTGTTTCTCAATATCCGATACAGGCCCGTGTATCTGCAGTGTGCCTCATCGTTACCGTTCGCATGCTTTTTGCATGCATTTTATGCTCGTTTCCGTCCCAGGTTGCCGGAATTGACCGGAGACGCAAAAGTTTGGTAAGATCAAAGCGATAAATCTTATACCCCATACATGTATCAGATCCCATACGTGGTTTGATTCTTCAGCGTAAGGAGGCAAATGAAATGGCGGCGCATGTTGTGCTCAAAGTAGAAGGAATGACCTGTGGCCATTGCAAGGCTGCCGTGGAAAAAGCGGTTCGCGGACTTAACGGCGTTTCGTCCGCCACAGTGGATCTGGACAAAAAAACCGTCGCGGTGGATTATGAGCCAGGGAAAGTGTCCACTGAAGAGATGAAAAAAGCCATCGCCGAGGAAGGCTACGAAGTGGTCGGCATGGCCTAAATTGCCCAATCCCCTTTCACCCAGACGCCCCTTTCAGGCGGCGTCTTTTTTGTTTTGACCCTTGGTGATATCCTTGCGGCTTGTTCATGGTATACTGGAAAAAAAGCCTAACAGGAGGAACGAAATGGCAAAAGAAAACTCCTTTGACATCGTGTCCAAAGTCAACCTGGCCGAGGTGACCAACGCCATCCAACAAGCGATGAAGGAAATCGAAACCCGCTATGATTTCAAAGGCAGCAAAAGCCGTATCACCCTGGAAGGGGAAGAGATCGTCATTCTCTCCGATGACGAATTTAAATTGGAACAGGTAAAAGACGTTCTTGCCAGCAAGCTGATCCGGCGTGGGGTCTCCCTGAAAAGCCTGGATTACCAAAAAGTAGAACCCGCTGCCGGTGGCAACGTACGGCAACGGGCTGTGATTAAACAGGGGATCCAGCAGGATCAAGCCAAACAAATCAGCAAGTTGATCCGGGATTCCGGGATCAAAGTGAAGTGCCAGATCCAGGGAGATCAGCTGCGCGTCTCCGGAAAAAGCCGCGACGATCTGCAAAAGGTGATTCACATGCTGAAAGAAGCCGATCTGCCGGTGGATCTCCAGTTTGTCAACTATCGTTAAAGCCCTGCGAACATAAAAGCCATACGAACAAGACTACACCTGGAACCGGCCGATCAACCGTTCCAGCTCCTGAGCCATACGGCTCAGCCGTTCGGCAGAAGCATGCATTTCATCCATCGTGGCCAGTTGCTCTTCGGAAGCGGCGGCCACAGACTGGGCATGGGCGGCAAGCTGCTTGGTGTTTTGGACCGCATCGGCCATCGAAGCGGCAATCTGTTCAGAGATGGCTGACATTTCCTGTGTGGAAGCCGAGATGTCCTGAACCTCCCCGGACACCCGCTTCGCCTCCTGAAGGATTTTCTCGAAGGCCTGCCCCGCCTCGTGGACCATGGTCATCCCCGAATCCACCTCTTTCATTACCTCGTCCATCGCCTTCATCGACGTGCTGATGCCCTGCTGGATGTTCTGGATCACTTCGGCAATTTGCTGCGCCGAGCTGGCCGATTGATCGGAGAGCTTGCGAACCTCCTCGGCTACCACCGTAAAGCCTCTGCCGTATTCTCCCGCCCGGGCAGCCTCAATTGCCGCATTGAGAGCCAGGAGATTGGTCTGGGAGGCAATGTCGGTGATGGCCTCAATGATCTGGCCAATTTCCGCGGAGCGTTCCTTCCAGTCGTTCAGCACGCGGGACAGTTCACGGGCGGACTGCTGGATCGTGCGCATCTGATCCACCGCCTGCTGCACGGATTGATTCCCTTGACTGGCCTCTTCCGCCATGTTCACTGCCACCTCGGAGACAACAGAAGAGGTTTCGGCAATCCGGCTCACACCGCCAGCCATCTCATCCATCGCGCGCGCTGTCTCTTCCGCAATCGTCTCCTGGCTTTCTGTTCCGGCGGCCACCTCCTGAATTGCCTTGACCACCTGTTCATTGGCCTTGAGCGACTGTTCCACGCTGGTTGATACCCCTTCTGACGCTCGCGAAAGCTCCTGTCCCGCCTGGCCGATTTCCCCGACCAGCAGGCGAAGATTTTCCACCATCTGATTCATCCCGCGCGACAGGTGGCTGAACTCATTTTTGAAAGGCACCCCGCTGGCCTCAACCCGCAAATTGCCGGCCGCCACTTGTTGCGCCATATGCGTGATTTCGCTGATGGGCCGCACCGCCATGCGGGTAAAGTAAGCGATGATCACGCTGCAAAGGATGGCCAGGCCGAGCGTCAAAAACAGAATCAGGTTGGAATGGTTCAGATGGGACTGCCCCTGTTGCTGTTGCTTATGGACCGACTGGTTCAAGAGGGCGTTGAGCTGCTGCAAAGAACCGTTGATGGCGGTATAGTGGTTGGTCATCGCCTCGTTGATCTGAACCAGCTGTACCAGCGGATCAGGGTCGTCTTGCCGCTCAGAGTCCTCAGAGTCCCCCATCCCAGCCCCATTTGCCCTGACTTTAGCGCTTTGCTCCGCAAACCACTGGTTCAGCTTCTGGTCCTCTGCCCGCACCGCGGCCAGCAGCTGTTTTTCCGCCGGTGAAGACAGCAAGGAAGGGATCCTGTCCCACAGCGGTTCCAGTTCCTTGACCTTGGACTGATAGGCCTGATAGATCCCCTCACCCGGCTTCAGGAAATACAAATTGAGCATCATCATCTTTTCCTGAATCAGGCTTTGCATGCGGAACACCTCATCCGCCGCCTGAGCCGTCTGGCCGATCTGGTTGAAATCTTCCGAGACACTCTGAATCCGCAACCCGTTGAACACCACCCCCGCCGTAAAGATCGCGATGACCAGCAAGAAGCCGACCACAACCTGCGTCCCGATTCGCCAGTCCATCCAGAACAGCCATTTCTCAAACCAGTTCTTCTCCACCATAGTGCCTCTCCCTTCCTCCAGCCCTGATGATCCTCATTGATGGAATTTCATGCCATAATTACCATAATTATATCAATCAGGCCGACGGAGGGACAATCTTCAATTTCGTGAATTTCGTGACACGAACACGCTTAGCGATCCAAGCGATCCGGATCCTGGGGAGAAATGGCGCTGGGACGTTTCCGTTTGCTGGGGACGGGAGCGCGAACCAGGATGTCCAGCAGCGCCGGCCCGTTGAATGGAATCAGCGGCCACAAATAAGGTGTATTCAAAGAACGCGTGGTGGCCAGCAGGAGAAAGAGGAAAATCAGAGCCGCCACCAATCCCGGAAGGCGAAAGAGAACCACCACGACAAGCAAAAACAGCCGTACCAGCCGGTTGGCCAGGCTCAGTTCGTAACTCGGCGTGGCAAAGGTGCCGATGGCCGCAATGGATAAGTAAAGAATCACCTCGTTGGAAAACAACCCCACATCCACAGCCACCTGACCGATCAGAATGGCCGCCACAATCCCGATGGCCGCAGCAAGGGAAGACGGCGTGTGGATGGCCGCCATCCGCAAAATGTCTACTTCCAGGTCGGCGAGGAAGAACTGCCAAAAAACGGAAATCGGTTTTCCCGTTTCCGGACGGATGAAGTCCCACTTCTCTCCCGTCATCTCCGGTTCCATCACCAGGAGCAACCACAAGGGTGGGATGAAGACAGAGGCGAACATCGCCAAAAACCGCACCCAGCGCAAAAAAGCCCCCACGATCGGTTTCTGCCGGTACTCTTCGGCATGCTGGACATGATGAAACAGGGTGGTCGGCGTGATCATGACACTGGGAGAGGTATCCGTATAGATGAGCACATGGCCTTCCAGGAGATGGACGGCCGCCACGTCGGGACGTTCCGTGTAACGGACCAGCGGAAAAGGGTTCCAATTCTTGCGGAAAATAAACTCTTCCAACGTCTTTTCGGCCATCGGCAACCCGTCAAGATGGAACTGGTTCAACCGCTTCCGCAACATTTCCACCAGCTCGGGGTCGGCCACATCCTCCAGGTAGGCCAGGCAGATATCCGTTTTGGAACGGCGCCCGATCTGAAGGTATTCCATTCGCAAGGAAGGATCGCGCACCCGCCGGCGAGTGAGGGCCGTGTTGAAAATCAGCGTCTCCGTAAATCCGTCCCGTGCCCCGCGCACCACCCGCTCAATATCCGGTTCCTCAGGTTGCCGGGACGGATAGGTCCGGGCGTCAATGACCAGAGCCCGCTCCTCCCCGTCAACAAACAGCGCCAGCGGGCCCGACAGCACGGCGGTGACGATCTCCTCGAGCGCATCCAGCGTCTCCACTTCCAGATACCCCAAATGGGTATGGAGCAGTTTCTGCATCGCATCCGGAGCCAGATCCTCGCGCTTAAGCGTTGCCAGGCGCTGCATGATGAGCTGCATGATCTCATCCTTGGCCAGGCCATCGACAAAATACAGGGCCAACCGCCTGCCTGCAAGCTGATAATGGCGGCAGATCACATCAAAACTCTTGCCCACGCCGAGAATGTGGTTCATCCGCTGCACGTTCTCGTCCAATTTTCTCGAAACCTTTTCCCGCATCAATTCCGCCGCTGTCGTCATCGGTCCTGCACCCCATCCGCTTTTTTCATGAAAAACCAGGAAAAACACTGCAGCAGGCTGAGGATAAAGATCAAAAGGAGCAAGTGACCTGTCTTCTGCGTCAGCTGGACCCAGACGAGAAAGGCGACAATCCCCAGCAGGCGCCCGACGCTGAGGGCCAGCTCGCGCATGACGACATGTTCAACGCGTGTCTTGACGCGCCAACGGTTGGCTCCAATGAGGTCAAACACCGTCGAGGTCAAGGGGATGAGAAAAAACGGCGCAAACAGGCTGAGGCCAATCCCGAAAAGGATAATCGTCCAAAAATGGGTTTGAAAAAGACTGGGAATGACCGCAATGGACATCATCAACGCGCCCAGGAGGATAAACGCATTCCGCCAGCTCCGCCTGATGAACCGCCCGACCAGGAAGTATGCCACCAGCGATACCCCGGCTGTGACAAAGAAAAACAGCCCCAATTTCCATTCGCTTCCGGTCACCACATACACCAGCAAACCAATGAGAAACACAAACACCGCGTCGGGAAGTCCCTGGCCAATGGAGGCCAGCATGGCATAATGCCACTTCGTCTTCTGCCGGGACTGGCGGTAAACGGCACAAAGGGCGTACCTGCCCTTCAAAGGCCGTTTGGGGAGAAAAAAAGTCATGAAGATCGCAAGCAAAAAAATCCCCAGTGAAATCCCGAAGATCACGTAGTAACCCCACAAGTCGGACAACGTCATGATCAGCCAACCCGACAACAGCGGCGCAATGATTTCGGAAAGAGAGGTGAACAGACCATCGGCTCCATTGTACCGATCCCGGTTGTCAGGTTCCGTAATTTCAAAATACAGGACATTGTAGCCCAGCCAGTAAAAGCCGTTCCCAACGCCCAACAAGGCCCCCAGCCACAACACATGATCCACCGAGCGCTTGCCGAGCAACAACACGGAAAGGTAAAACAAGGCCAATACGACAACCCCGATGCGCAGGGTAACCACGCGGTCCCGGCGCTTGACCAGCCATCCTGCAAGGACGAAGGTCATGGCAATCATGAGGTATTGGAACAGGTTGAACAGGCCGATCATGGTGTAATCGCTTTTCACTTTCCATAGGTAGACATTGACAAAGGTGCTGGACAAAGCGACAGAAACGGCAAATGAAGCGTTGATCGTCAGGAGCCATTTGGCAGAACGATCCAGGAACATGCTTCCTCCTCTGAGGCAGTTACCCTTGGTATCCAGGGACAGGTGATTGGCTTGTCTGCCGTATCCCTTTATCCTTGTTTTTCCCCATTCAGCGGAAAAAACACAAAATCATGGGCAAAATCATGGCGATAAAAAAGCAACATCCCGCCCACCCATCATGGTGGTCGGGATGTTGCGGGGAACCGCCCCTTATTTCAACTGGACGACGGTGACGCCGCTGCCGCCTTCGTTGTAATTGCCAAGCCGGTACGAGCCGACCTGCGGATGCTTCCGCAAGTATTCCTGAATCCCCTGGCGCAGACTGCCCGTTCCCTTACCGTGGATGAGAACCACCTGTTTCAGTCCGGCCAGGCTCACCTCATCCAGATACTTGTCCAATTTCGCGAGCGCCTCATCCACACGGTGGCCGCGCAGGTCCAGTTCCGGCCGAACGGCCCGCTCCTGGGTCACCACCCGTACCATAGGAGGCGCCGGCGGCTGCTTTTTCTCGGCCTGAACCGGCTTGAGCTGATCCTTGCCCAGGCTGAGTTTAATTTGGCCCATCTGAACCAGCGCCTGTTCGCCCTGCAGTTCCACCACGGTGCCGCGCTGCCCAAAGGGAAGCACCAACACCTCGCTGCCGGGAAGAATCGGCTCGGCAGGCGCATCCCCACTCTCGCCCCGCTCAGTGTCGGACCGTTTTCTGGACTGTTCATGGCTTGAGGAAATTTGTTCCAGCTTTTTCTCCCATTCGATGATCTGGTGCGGCTTGACGGCAGCGCCTTGTTTCACCAATTCCTTCAGTTCGTCAAGCAATCCGGCCGCCTCCTTGCGCGCGGCCTCAACCACATCATGCACCTTCTGGGACATCTCCGCCTGCAGCCGCTGCCGCTCTCTCGCGAGCTCCCTCTCGCGGCGCGCCAGTTGCTGCTCTTTTTCCGCAAGCTCCCTGCGCAGGGCGGCCACTTCCTCCAACTGCTCTTCCATCTGCTGATGGCGCTGCTCCAAGGAACTGACCATCGCTTCCAATTGCCGGCTGTCTTCATCCACCTGCTCCCGCGCCATTTCCAGCACGTGTTTGGGCAGACCCAAGCGCTCGGCAATAGCAAAGGCGTTGCTTCTGCCAGGCACCCCCATCATCAGGCGATACGTGGGCCGCAGCGATTCCACGTCAAATTCAACACTGGCATTGGAAACGCCTTCCCGGTTGTAGGCATAGGCCTTCAGTTCGCTGTAATGCGTCGTCGCCACCACCCGGCAGCCGCGCCGGTGCACTTCTTCCAGAATGGCAATCGCCAGGGCTGCCCCTTCTTGCGGGTCGGTTCCCGCTCCCAATTCATCAAAAAGAAGCAAGGCTTTTCCGTCCGCCTTTTCCAACATCCCAATGATATTCCGCATGTGGCTGGAAAAGGTGCTCAGGTTTTGCTCGATGCTTTGTTCATCCCCGATATCCACATAGATTCCGGAGAACACAGCCAGTTCCGTTCCCTCTGCAGCGGGGACAAACAGGCCGGCCATCGCCATGCATGACAGCAGGCCGATGGTCTTGAGCGTCACCGTCTTCCCGCCCGTGTTCGGCCCGGTGATCACGAGGGTGCGAAAAGCGGCCCCCAGTTCCACGTCAATCGGCACAACCGTCGCCGGATCGATCAGAGGGTGCTTCGCTTTTCGCAGCCGAATCAGCCCCTGATCGTTGAGCTTTGGGCGGCAGGCTCCCATTTCCCTTGCAAGGCGCGCCTTGGCCATGACCAGATCCAGTTCCGCCAACTTTTCCACCAACCGGAGCAGCGGCTCGCGAACCTCTCCCACCATGGCAGACAAGCGGCGAAGGATGCGCTCCTCTTCCTTCTGCTCCTGTACGCGCAGCTCCTGCAGCTTGAGGTTATCGCGGGCCACCGCATCCGGTTCGATAAACAGGGTTGAACCGCTGGCTGACTGGTCATACACCACCCCGCCAAACACATTCCGGAAATGCGCTTTCACAGGCAGCACCAAATGATCATGCCGTACAGTGACGAGCGGCTCCTGCAGCATCCGGATCACATTCGGATCGCGGATCATCGCCTCCAGCCTTTCCCTCATCCGGTTTTCCAGGTTCCTCATCTGGCGGCGGATCCGCGCCAGTTCCGGACTGGCTTCATCGCGGATGGCGGCCTGTTCATCGACAGCAGCCGCAATCGCATTTTCGACAGCCGGAAATTCCTCGATCTCCTCCGCCTGCGTGCGCAGATAAGGAAAAACGGGCGCCTCCTTTTCCGTGTGTTTGAGGAGAAACCGTTTCAATTTCCGCGACCCCTCCAGCGTCAGCTGCACTGCCAGCAATTCTTCCGGCAAAAGCAGCCCGCCTCTTCCCGCGCGGTCCACACTGGATGATATATCCCGAATCCCCCCGAACGGCGGATCGCCAAACTTGACGAGCAGGCGGTACCCTTCATCTGTCTGACTGAGCCACTGCTTTGCCTCTTCAGGAACAGTGGTGGGCCAAAGGGAAAAGGCCATTTCCCGCGAACGGGAAAAACGGGCATGTTTTTGCAACATCTGGCATACCTTGTCAAATTCCAGCCGCTTTAACGTGTCTTGTTCCAAGCCATTCCCTCCTGCTTCACCTTCAGTATACCTCAATCCTGCCGGACAATGGCAATGAATTGCTCCATTTCAAGCGTATAAGGGGATTTCCAATCAGCCACAATAAAACCGTAAAGATGAATACAGCAGGTTTGTGTCGATTCTATTGATGGATTTCCATTTTGATGATTTTACATTCGATTTAAGGAGGAATATTGAGATGACGATTGTCCGCCATCTTATCCGATTTGTCGTTGCCGCGATTGTGTTGATGGTGGTCGGCTTCATCGTCCCGGGCTTTTCCGTTCAGGGATTTTGGAGCGCCCTTCTGGCCGCCGTCGTCATCGCCGCCCTCGGCTGGGTTGTGGAAACCTTTTTCGGGGACGATATCTCTCCCTATGCCCGGGGCATCGTCGGCTTTCTGGTCAGCGCGGTGATCATCTATATTGCCCAATTTATCGTCCCCGACATGCGAGTGACGGTTTTAGGCGCCCTGTTGGCGGCCCTGGTCATCGGCGTGGTGGATATGTTCGTGCCGACCAGAATCCGTCTCGGGAATGCGGGAGGCGGAGACAGGGAAAACGAATAAGCCTCAAACGGCATGCGATCACTCATCGTGATCAAAATCAAAGCAGGACAATGCGCCTGCTTTTTTCTTTACCGAACATTGTCGAAATCCCTTTCCCCCGTTGTCAGGTTTTCAGAACATTTGCGGCTTCATTGGAACCTTTGTCAACGCGGCAGGATTTCTTCCCTTCCCCGCGAAACGATTAAAGTAACTGGTACCATATTGCAAGGGAAGGAGGAACCGCATGATGGAACAACAAGCCAGAACCCTGAAAACGGAGTACGGAACACGCGACTTGTCCGAAGCGTTCAACATGAACCCGCGAAAAGTAAGAGCCTGGCTGGATTATTTTCACGAATACATCCAGCCATCCACCAATGATAAGGGGCACTGGGTCGTGGATCAGGACGGTTATCAACGTTTTGCGGAAGTGGTCAAGGCGATGGAACAACCGGGCGCCTCGATGAACGAAGTCCGCAAGAACCTGCTTCGTCAGGAATCCGCTTCCGGCCTTGCCGCGACAAGCCAGGATCCGGATGGCGAGAAGGTAGTTCCCATCCGCCAGGATGTTTCCTATCAAGTGCTCAAGCAAACGCTGGATATGGTTACCTTGCTTGAAGAACGCGTCTCCAATATGGAAATGTATCAGAAAGACATGCTGCAAAAATACGATGAAGTGCTGCAACGGCAAAAAGAGGAACACAGGCAAGCCATTACGATCCATGAAGACATCCGTAATTTGAAAGAAGAAATGACGGATCTCCGGGAAAAAGTCTCCAACAATTTCAGAGAAATGCAGTTTACCATTGAGATGCTGGAGTTGGCTACCCGGGGACACCGGCGAAAAAAAGAACGGCGTTTCAAATTGTTCAGTTGAACGCGCTTCACGCGCTTTTTTTTTGCCCGTCAAAAGCAACGATGGAGACCTGTCCCGCCTTATGATAAAATCAAGGGTGTACAAATTGTGCGACACGTTGTCGTTTGCGGGAAGTTCGAGGTGAAAAAGGTTCATGCCGGATTTGTCTTCACAACAGGATGCACTTTTTGCAAAAACAGGTTTCCTGCTTTGTTTGTGTCTCCTCGCCTGGCTGCTGTCTGCATCCGGCGCCCAGGCCCAACCCGAACAGGTTCCGCCGGACATCGAACCGCCCGATTTGACATCGGCGGCAGCCATTCTGATCGATGCAAACACCGGCCAGGTTTTATACGAAAAACAGGCGGATCAAAGATTTTACCCGGCCAGCATCACCAAAATTCTCACGGCGATCGTAGCGATCGAAAACGGCAATCTGGACGAGCCGGTATCCGTTTCGGAGGCAGCCACCCGGGTGGACGGAACACGCGTTTACTTGGTGCCGGGGGAACTGAAAAGCCTGCGTGAGTTGTTGTACGCGATGATGCTCAAC
The sequence above is drawn from the Bacillus thermozeamaize genome and encodes:
- a CDS encoding copper-translocating P-type ATPase, with translation MSADLTREASGQNRQNRQNPSHRKAILEITGMTCAACANRVERALNKVEGVVQANVNLASEKATVRYVSGMIGVDALIAAVEKAGYQARESVAVDEVAKKEARQRRERRQLTAFLLGALVSLPFLVQMVGDLTGLPWMMPPWLQFVLASVVQFTIGWRFIRGAYHALRGGSANMDVLVAMGTLAAYSYSSVLFFMGAHEGFYFEASVIIITLILLGKFMESRAKGRTSEAMKKLMGLQAKMAHVIRDGQVVDVPVEEVQVGDQLLVKSGEKIPVDGVVVEGQTTVDESMLTGESLPVSKSPGDRVVGATLNKHGAIRMRATKVGKDTVLSQIIRMVEEAQGSKAPIQDLADRISGIFVPIVVSLALVTFLLTWWFAGFTPALIHAVAVLVIACPCALGLATPTAIMVGTGKGAENGVLIKGAEHLQALQDVNAVILDKTGTITKGEPELTDVVALGNLRKEQLLQMVASAEQASEHPLAQAIVRGARQRGLKLQEVSQFEAVPGHGIRARVGDETLFVGNKTWIAMQAVNLEPYLPAIDALEGQGKTVMLAAKRGRLLGYLAVADTVKETSAQAVAELHQMGIEVYMLTGDNRRTAEAIAAQVGIDQVFAEVLPEEKAAWVKKLQQQGKRVAMVGDGINDAPALATADVGIAIGTGTDVAMEAADITLMRGDLLSLVACIQLSQATMRKIKQNLGWAFGYNILLIPVAAVGLLNPILAGAAMAFSSVSVVTNALLLNRWRPKVKSKPLIRTHQAA
- a CDS encoding YajQ family cyclic di-GMP-binding protein, with the protein product MAKENSFDIVSKVNLAEVTNAIQQAMKEIETRYDFKGSKSRITLEGEEIVILSDDEFKLEQVKDVLASKLIRRGVSLKSLDYQKVEPAAGGNVRQRAVIKQGIQQDQAKQISKLIRDSGIKVKCQIQGDQLRVSGKSRDDLQKVIHMLKEADLPVDLQFVNYR